A window of Adhaeribacter arboris genomic DNA:
AGCTTGTTTTAGAATGGCCGAAATGCTGTTCCCGTACAATAAACGGGCTGATACGCTCCGGCTTCATTTTATTTCGCTAATATAATTCTTACTGCTCGGTCTTCTTTTGATGAAATACGGATGACGCAATAATTAACTTTTAACGGATAAAAAGGAAAAGAAGCCATTAAAGTAAACTAATTAACCGGTTGGGTGATGAGCGCAGTAATTAATTGTGCCGCCTATTCTGTAGGCCATCGCATAGCTAACGTCAAGATCAGTGATATTGGTAAAATACTCCGGCAAACAGATAAATTTGTTTGGATAGGCCTGCATGAACCCGACGAAGACCTGATGGCTCAGGCCCAAAAGGAGTTTGGGTTACACCCACTGGCCGTAGAAGATGCGCATCAGGCGCATCAACGCCCCAAAATAGAAACTTTCGGCGATACTCTTTTTATTGTTTTGCGTACCGCCCAGGTTTCTGGGGAACCGTGCCGGATTGTATTCGGAGAAACTCATTTTTTTGTGGGGGCCAACTTTATTCTTACCATTCGGCATGGTTCTACGCTGTCTTACGGGGAGGTGCGCTCCCGCTGCGAGAGCACGCCCAACCTGCTCCGGAAAGGCCCCTGTTTTGCCTTATACGCGGTTATGGATTCTATCGTCGACCAATATTTCCCGGTGGTAACCCAGTTAGGAGAGGAGTTAGAGATGCTGGAGGCTAGCGTTTTTAGTGGTAAGTCAAGCCGGGAAACTATTACGCAAATCTACCAGCTTAAGCGCGATCTGCTGGAAGTAAAACACGCTATTTCGCCCCTAATTGATATTTGTAACCGGCTCATGCGCTTCGATTCAACTTTAATCCGGGAAGAAACCCGGCCTTATTTCCGCGACATCTATGACCACGCTATTCGCATTAACGAGATGGTAGATAATACCCGGGAGTTGCTCACGAGCGTACTGGAAGTAAATTTTTCCCTTATTTCGTTATCGCAGAACGAAGTATCGAAAAAGTTTGCCGGTTGGGCCGCTATTCTAGGTATCCCCACCATGGTTGCCGGCATTTACGGCATGAACTTCGAATTTATCCCGGAGTTAAGCTGGCATTATGGTTATCCGGTAGTGCTGGGCTTAACTATTTCGTCGTGTGTGTTTCTCTATTGGTATTTTAAACGGTCGGGCTGGTTTTGAAAAGTATCTTTTTTCATTAATTGTTTGTCTTTGGAGCCTTTTCCAGTCTCCAGGCAGCAGTGCTAACTAATTTAAACGGACCAAGTTTGCCGCGTGGCCGGCGACCTCGTTTGGCTCTTTCGCACTCGCTATTCTTCCTTTCCTCAACTGCGTCGGCGGAATACTGCTGCGCAGTACCAAAAGCCTAGCAGGTGCTCAACAGCCAAACTGGTGTAATTTACTTACCTCTATTTGTTTAAACAAAGTTTAAACAAATAGAGGTAATAGAATGAGTAAATAGGTCGCTCTTATTTCTATTTAGTTTAAGTTCCCGGACAAAATAAAGGATGCTTATTTGTATTAGATGATAAGTTTAAGCTCCCCTCTTAAGTTTATTTAGGAGGGGCAGGAATGGTTGATAGCTTATTTTAGCTTAGTATTTTAATTGCAAGATGCGTTTTTAGGCTGCTGGTAAATTCTGAAACAAACATTACCAGAGTTTAGTCTGGTTCTTTTGGAAAAATGATAGGTACCCGGCAGCCTTATTTTGAGGAATATATCGCCTTACTTTTGCTGCCGGAAATAAACATTATTGTGAATAGTTTCCAAGTCTATAGCCGTACCGCCTCCGTTTACCAAACCACTTATCCGTTGTTCATCTTTTTTACCGGTGAATTTTAAAGCCAAGTTAGAAAATACATCGCCGTGAACGGTTTTTAAGGTTACATCGGCGCCTTGTTTTGGCGGCCAGTTCATATCCACAAACCCATGAATAGATTTGGCGTGTACCGGTCCGGTTAAATTTCGCAACTCAATACTGCAATGCACACTTTCTACCGTTACATTCGCGTCGCGGGGTACAAAAACTTCGTAATCAATCTGCTGGCAAGTAAATGCTTGGACACCATCCTGGTAATAATAATTGTTCCGTTGGTTATCCGGGCAGTCTTCGGCCCGACCGGTTTTTAACAGTTCCCGGTCAAATTTTACGTCAATGCGGGCGGTACCGTTTTCAGCGGTAAAAGCAGGTTGCAAAGCATTGTTCAGGCGACCACCATTAATTATATACGTCATTTTTACGGAAACATCTTTGCGGTCCCAGGTAGTAATTTTAATGTTATTCCCAAAGTCGAATCTTAAATCCACTTTTTTATCGTTCGGCACCGACATAGTTTTTTCTATTATTTGGGGCTGAGCCAATGCCTGAAAGGTGAAAAAACAGCCAAGCAAAGCCAAGGTAATACGTATTCTCATATTTAAATTAAATAAAAGTAAACAGATGAATAAAATCGGATGTATAACAAGCGTAAGTAAAGGCTAATAGCAGAATTTTATAAACGTACCACGTACTACCTAAAACCTACTGCCTTCTCATTTTTGCTTGCGGATAAAAATATTGCTGTGTACGGCCGAAATGCTCATTTCTACGCCGCCATTATTGGTTTTACCTTTAATGGTATTACCACCGGCAATTTTGGCCAGACCATTTTTACTGTCGCTGGGGTGGCTAATATCGAAGTCGGTGTAAATTTCGCCGTAGTTGGCTTCCAGTTCCCAATCGGCTTTGGTATTGCCGGGCAGGGTTATATCAATCGGGCCGTGTACGGATTTAATAGAACTACCTTTCGCCTGGTTCAGTTCGGAAAATGTAATGTCCAGGTGGCCATGAATGGCGTTTGCCTGTACCGGGCCGGTAATGTTGGTAAGGGTAGCGCTGGCGTGGTGCAAGTCTAAATCTATTTCCCCGGCCGTGTCGGAGAGCTCAAATTTGCCGCCGTGCGGACTGGTTTCGTGGTATACAACCGCCACATTTTTCGGTACTTTAATAGTGTACGCACTCCCGCGGCGCGAAGCCTGCAAAATTTTAAGGGTATTTTTTTCTTTTATTACCGCCAGCCCCAGATTGGTATTATCTTCTACCTCGCTGAATAAAGAATGCAAACCTTCGGCCCGTTCCGGTACCTCATAGTTTTTAGCTTCAATAATTACTTCGTCGGAATTATGGCCCACAACCTCCACCGAACTCCGGTACACCTGTATCTGCACCTGGTTGTCTTTGCTGTTGCCCAGTTTGGTTTTGTAAGTGAGAGGCGCTAGAGCATTAGATTTGTTTTTAGCGTTTGATTTTAGCGGCTTAGCCGTATTTAAGTGGTTGCTGTTGCCAGACTCTAAACTCCGGTGCGCCGTTACTACGCTCGTAGCCATAATAGTAAAACAAACGAAGGCGAGTATTCCTGATTTTTGCATGTTGATGAAAGGTTAGGTAGTAGAATAGTAGAGGATTAAAAAGCTTTCACTAACAAAGACGACGAAAGCCGGAATACATTACAATTAACCAGAAAAAAATAGGGAAAGCGGAAGTAATACCAATCTAAAAGGAATAAGACGTATTAGGTAGACTTTAATTAGCAAATGAATAGGCAGGAGGTAATCAGGCTACGGTTCAAATAAGTTAGCACCGCCAACTGGAGACGGGAACCGGCTCCAACGACAAACAGCTACTATTACTTTTATTAAATACATCTTATAAGATTCAATATAGTGTAAGAGGAAGAAGCGCAGGAAGCAAC
This region includes:
- a CDS encoding DUF4097 family beta strand repeat-containing protein gives rise to the protein MRIRITLALLGCFFTFQALAQPQIIEKTMSVPNDKKVDLRFDFGNNIKITTWDRKDVSVKMTYIINGGRLNNALQPAFTAENGTARIDVKFDRELLKTGRAEDCPDNQRNNYYYQDGVQAFTCQQIDYEVFVPRDANVTVESVHCSIELRNLTGPVHAKSIHGFVDMNWPPKQGADVTLKTVHGDVFSNLALKFTGKKDEQRISGLVNGGGTAIDLETIHNNVYFRQQK
- the corA gene encoding magnesium/cobalt transporter CorA, which codes for MSAVINCAAYSVGHRIANVKISDIGKILRQTDKFVWIGLHEPDEDLMAQAQKEFGLHPLAVEDAHQAHQRPKIETFGDTLFIVLRTAQVSGEPCRIVFGETHFFVGANFILTIRHGSTLSYGEVRSRCESTPNLLRKGPCFALYAVMDSIVDQYFPVVTQLGEELEMLEASVFSGKSSRETITQIYQLKRDLLEVKHAISPLIDICNRLMRFDSTLIREETRPYFRDIYDHAIRINEMVDNTRELLTSVLEVNFSLISLSQNEVSKKFAGWAAILGIPTMVAGIYGMNFEFIPELSWHYGYPVVLGLTISSCVFLYWYFKRSGWF
- a CDS encoding DUF4097 family beta strand repeat-containing protein gives rise to the protein MQKSGILAFVCFTIMATSVVTAHRSLESGNSNHLNTAKPLKSNAKNKSNALAPLTYKTKLGNSKDNQVQIQVYRSSVEVVGHNSDEVIIEAKNYEVPERAEGLHSLFSEVEDNTNLGLAVIKEKNTLKILQASRRGSAYTIKVPKNVAVVYHETSPHGGKFELSDTAGEIDLDLHHASATLTNITGPVQANAIHGHLDITFSELNQAKGSSIKSVHGPIDITLPGNTKADWELEANYGEIYTDFDISHPSDSKNGLAKIAGGNTIKGKTNNGGVEMSISAVHSNIFIRKQK